The Streptomyces sp. NBC_00510 genomic interval TTCCCCGACGGCGAGCTGGCCCCGGTCGGCTCCACCGTCTCCCGGCTGGAGGAGGCCGGGCTCGAGGTACGGGACGTGGAGGCGATCCGCGAGCACTACGCCCTGACCCTGCGGCAGTGGGTCGCCAACCTGGAGGCGCACTGGCCGGAGGCCGTCCGCCTCGCCGGAGCCGGCCGCGCCCGTGTCTGGCGGCTGTACATGGCGGCCTCCGCGCTCTCCTTCGAGCAGAACCGCATCGGCGTCAACCAGGTGCTCGCCGTCCGCCCGACCAAGGACGGCGGCTCCGGGATGCCCCGTACCCGGGCCGACTGGCTGGGCCCGGGCCGGCAGGACTGACCCGCCGCGGGGCGGAGGCCGACTCGGCCTCCGCCCCGCGGGCGGTTCCGCCGTCCCGCTACTCGGCCTTGATGGCCTCGAGCATGTTCAGCCGGGCCGCCCGCCGGGCCGGCCACAGCGCGGCCAGGACGCCCACCAGGGCGGCGATCGCCAGGAACACCCCGATCCTGTCCCAGGGCAGCGTCATCGCGTAGCTCGGCAGCTGGGGCTTGATCAGCCCGCCGACGGCCCAGGCGAGGAACACCCCGAGCCCGAGGCCCAGCACCGCGCCGAACAGCGAGATCACCAGGGACTCCAGCCGGATCATCCGCTTGACCGCGGCACGGTCCAGGCCGATCGCGCGCAGCATGCCGATCTCGTGCTTGCGCTCGAAGACCGACATCGCCAGCGTGTTGATCACACCCAGCACCGCGACGAGCACGGCCATCGCGAGCAGCCCGTAGAGGATGTTCAGCATCAGGTCGATCGTGGAACTGAGCTCGCGGGAGATGGCCGCCTTGTCCTGGACCTTGATCACCGGGTTCTCGCCGAGCGCCTTCACCAGCGCGTCCTGGTTGGCCTCGTCGGCGCCGCCGGCCATCCGCACCAGCACCCGCATGTCCCCTGCCTCGGGGGTGTGCGGGGTGACCGTGGCGTTGTCCACGATCACGCCGTTGATGAGGTCGCCGCCCTCGTAGACGCCGCCGATAGTCAACCGCCCCTTGGTGCCGTCGTCGTAGCGCACCGGCAGGCTCTGCCCGGTGTGCCAGCCGCGCCGCTCGGCGGTGTCGGAGTCCACGACCATGGAGTCGCCGTGCACCGCGGCCAGGGAGCCATGGGTGAAGTCCAGGGTGAGCAGCCGCCCGATCTGCGGCGCGTCGACGCCGGTGACCCACTCGTCCTCGCCGCCCAGTTCGGTGTGCGCGTCGCGCACCGCGCTGGAGCCGCTGACGCCGTCGGTGCCGGCGACCTGCTCGGCCACCTCGGGGGAGAGGTTCCGGCCGGTGGCCATCGTGATCTGGTAGTCGGCCTTCAGGTGGGCGGCGGCCATTTCGTCCACGGTGGTCTTGACCGAGATGGCCACCACCGTGAGGGCGGTGATCAGGGTGAGGCCGATCATCAGGGCCGACGCGGTGGCGGCGGTGCGCCGCGGGTTGCGCACCGAGTTCTGCCGGGCGAGCTTGCCCGTGACCCCGAAGGGCCGCAGCAGCGGCGCGGCCGCGGCGACCACCGGCCGGGACAGCAGCGGCGTGAGGACGAAGACGCCGATCAGCAGCAGCCCGGCGCCGCCGCCCAGGACCATGTTGCCGTCGTCCTTCATCCCCGAGCCGGCCAGCACCAGGACGACACCGGCCGCCGACAGCAGCGCGCCGAGCGTGTTGCGCAGGAGCAGGCCCTTGACGGTGGCCGGGGCGTGCACGCTGCTCATCGCCGCGACCGGCGGGATCTTGGCGGCCCGGCGGGCCGGCAGCCACGCGGCGAGCATGGTGACGCCCACACCGACCGCGAGCGCCGCCCCGGCCGTGCCGGGCTGTACGGCCAGGGCGCCCTCGGGCAGTTCCGCCCCGGCCGAGCCGAGCACCGCCCGCATCACCGCCGCGATGCCGATGCCCAGCAGGAATCCGGTGGCACCGGCCACCACGCCCACCACGAGGGCCTCGCCCAGCACCGACCGCGTCACCTGCCGCCGGCTGGCGCCGACCGCGCGCAGCAGCGCGAGTTCCTTGGTGCGCTGGGCGACGAGCATGGTGAAGGTGTTCGCGATGATGAAGATGCCGACGAAGAGCGCGATGCCGGCGAAGCTGAGCAGGGTGGTGTTGAAGCTGCTGAGGTCGGAGGCGATCTGCCGGGCCTCGTCGTCCGCCAGCTGCTGCCCGGTGGTCGCGGTGGCGTCCTTGGCGTGGCGCGGTAGCAGCTTTTCGATCGCGGCCCTGAGCGTTGCCTGCGCGGTGCCCGGGGCCGCCTTGACGTCGATCTCCTCGTACGTACCCGGCTTGCCGAAGAGCTTCTGGGCCGTGGCCGTGTCGAAGAGCACCAGGCTGCCGCCCGCGGCGACGTTGCCGTCGTCGGTGGAGAAGACGCCGGTCACCTTCTGCCGCATCACCGGGCCGTCGATGGACATCCGGACGGTGTCGCCG includes:
- a CDS encoding FtsX-like permease family protein; translated protein: MFRTALRNVLAHKARLLMTVLAVMLGVAFVSGTLVFTDTIGNALRKASARSYSDVSVAVTYGDVDHPLPQRLVDEIGRLPGAGSTTATVTGFTAIAGKDGRLVGDGWSTRGGNYAGADRYPLREGRAPRTSSEIALDSKTAERTGYAVGDTVRMSIDGPVMRQKVTGVFSTDDGNVAAGGSLVLFDTATAQKLFGKPGTYEEIDVKAAPGTAQATLRAAIEKLLPRHAKDATATTGQQLADDEARQIASDLSSFNTTLLSFAGIALFVGIFIIANTFTMLVAQRTKELALLRAVGASRRQVTRSVLGEALVVGVVAGATGFLLGIGIAAVMRAVLGSAGAELPEGALAVQPGTAGAALAVGVGVTMLAAWLPARRAAKIPPVAAMSSVHAPATVKGLLLRNTLGALLSAAGVVLVLAGSGMKDDGNMVLGGGAGLLLIGVFVLTPLLSRPVVAAAAPLLRPFGVTGKLARQNSVRNPRRTAATASALMIGLTLITALTVVAISVKTTVDEMAAAHLKADYQITMATGRNLSPEVAEQVAGTDGVSGSSAVRDAHTELGGEDEWVTGVDAPQIGRLLTLDFTHGSLAAVHGDSMVVDSDTAERRGWHTGQSLPVRYDDGTKGRLTIGGVYEGGDLINGVIVDNATVTPHTPEAGDMRVLVRMAGGADEANQDALVKALGENPVIKVQDKAAISRELSSTIDLMLNILYGLLAMAVLVAVLGVINTLAMSVFERKHEIGMLRAIGLDRAAVKRMIRLESLVISLFGAVLGLGLGVFLAWAVGGLIKPQLPSYAMTLPWDRIGVFLAIAALVGVLAALWPARRAARLNMLEAIKAE